From a single Pseudoliparis swirei isolate HS2019 ecotype Mariana Trench chromosome 12, NWPU_hadal_v1, whole genome shotgun sequence genomic region:
- the tulp4a gene encoding tubby-related protein 4a isoform X1 yields the protein MFAAVEHGPVLCSDSNILCLSWKGRVPKSEMEKPVCRKRYYEEGWLATGNGRGVVGVTFTSSHCRRDRPTPQRVNFNLRGHNSEVVLVRWNEPFQKLATCDTDGGIFVWIQYEGRWSVELVNDRGAQVSDFTWSHDGTQALISYRDGFVLVGSVSGQRHWSSEINLESQITCGIWTPDDQQVLFGTADGQVIVMDCHGRMLAHILLHESDGIVSMSWNYPSFLVEDSSESDTDSDDYSPPQVYSQKPLLTVSFTSGDISLMNNYDDLSPTLIRTGLKDVVVQWCSQGDLLAVAGMERTFLSPEPSCPPTTRSALVKFYNVRGEHIYTLDTPAQRPIATLCWGHRDSRLFLACGSALYVVRVEHRVANLQLLCQQGIATAVKEEKDVAKLTMPSRLCSYVTTAFVPTIKPPIPDPNNMRDFVSYPTAGNERLHCTMKRTEDNPEVGGPCYTLYLEYLGGLVPILKGRRISKLRPEFVIMDPKTDGKTDEMYGNNLISAMIDSCNCSDSSDIELSDDWVGKKSPKISRGSKSPKLPRDLVCPFTNRINIDPRKSPKLSRTTQEISRSPRLPIRKPSIGSPSLTRREFPLDDITQQNYLAQVTSNIWGTKFKIVGLSTFLPTNLGAVIYKTSLLHLQPRQMTIYLPEVRKVSMDYINLPVFSPNVFSEDEDDLPVTGPAGGTDDNPPCTVNIPIAPIHSPAQAMSPAQSLGLVQSLLANQNVQLDVLTNPTATPAGAAAGGSDQSLTAQYTVPTRYSSPGQVIFGGLEMNRLMVGPPPSHHPSQQQQHQQPSHHQQHQQQQQHQQHQQQHQQQHQHHQHHHQLQHIQHQHHQQQQQLQQQILQHQHLQQQQQLQQQHIQQQLQHMQQQHQHQLQQHMQQQQQLQQQHQHIQQQLQQQIQQQQQQTQQQQHQMQQQHHHQFQQQFQIQIPVSLSSGQPSGAAVHQLQQGALQIQISHPPVELVVERAVGGEHEHLLKIKTTRSIPQLAEGDTVVFSAPLELSKMNPPPPYPGTVAAAMAAAAAAAASASAASASAAASNPASGTGGSTSGTPPPGDLCLKKGELSLYLSGQQQAQYPTPLGYERITTFDSSGNVEEVCRPRTRLVCNQNVYTLQGPGSSATLRVTSSSSSSSADKKIQLPYTSATLNRLTAPRYSIPSGDPPPYPDPANQNSAVGRNPGQRLDSSLIHATLRRNSREAALKVSQMLEPPRPLPPKAKNNSALAASFQQRVPTALYTCSQCSSGSSVGSTAAGSTNGIAGGTIIRQDFPPGNGAPHSTVIVHSNSTTPLASQSSYSLLSSLEGSGSSAGGGGGSTRDRVEYVNSAFTEDEILNQSLRNLALGGSDAPGLVVKRPPPYQWDPAATEEVWVPQERTAALNSNGPPGPHKPPPLILSPAQHLDVSRLPFVLSPKSPTSPSAASFQAAAAAAGYQISLQYPPTTSFSGAQLQPMPGSPRPCSSPKEMVAPVPFTQQDATLVLPPGYSANLANLSCCTLPPMYPGGSACSGLPIPPISLHTPWGTYNSCPPMPSPAVPLPPKASHMVVDKKVVSPPPPPPPAELQSHGGLQDAMAEAGEGFQEVLSLTESPVPQRSEKFSKKNRKRVDGRAEEANVPPLAEGSKLKKEGRALGDFNSLISSPRLGGRDKKKIKGQKEQQLKTKKLNKSTANSEFQDSSESEPELFISGDELLNQCQSGKKGWKSKRNLRAASELDEIKCRKANEKEDRGLGSQGFVYVMANKQPLWNEATQVYQLDFGGRVTQESAKNFQIELEGRQVMQFGRIDGNAYILDFQYPFSAVQAFAVALANVTQRLK from the exons GTGGTCTTGGTGCGATGGAATGAGCCCTTCCAGAAACTGGCTACCTGTGATACCGATGGAGGGATCTTTGTTTGGATCCAGTATGAAGGCCGCTGGTCTGTGGAGCTGGTCAATGACCGTGGAGCACAG GTGAGTGACTTCACCTGGTCCCATGATGGCACCCAGGCTCTCATCTCCTACCGTGATGGATTTGTCCTGGTGGGATCAGTCAGCGGACAGAGACACTGGTCCTCCGAGATCAACCTGGAAAGCCAGATTACGTGTGGTATCTGGACCCCCGATGACcagcag GTGTTGTTTGGTACTGCAGATGGACAGGTGATCGTGATGGACTGCCACGGGCGCATGCTGGCCCACATTCTGCTGCATGAGTCGGACGGCATCGTCAGCATGTCCTGGAACTATCCCAGTTTCctggtggaggacagcagtgagaGCGACACGGACTCTGACGACTACTCCCCTCCGCAAG TGTACAGCCAGAAACCTCTGCTGACAGTCAGCTTCACTTCTGGAGACATCAGCCTGATGAACAACTATGACGacctctctcccaccctcaTCCGCACCGGtttgaaag ATGTGGTGGTCCAGTGGTGCTCGCAGGGGGACCTCCTAGCAGTGGCGGGGATGGAGAGGACCTTCCTCTCCCCCGAGCCCTCCTGTCCTCCCACCACCCGGAGTGCACTTGTGAAGTTCTACAACGTTCGGGGTGAACACATCTACACACTGGACACACCAGCACAG CGCCCCATCGCCACGCTGTGTTGGGGTCACCGGGACTCCCGTCTGTTCTTGGCGTGTGGCTCGGCGCTCTACGTGGTGCGGGTGGAGCACCGCGTGGCcaacctgcagctcctctgccAGCAGGGCATCGCCACAGcagtgaaggaggagaaagatgtCGCCAAGCTCACCATGCCTTCCCGCCTCTGTTCTTACGTCACGACTGCATTTGTGCCCACCATCAAG CCCCCCATCCCTGATCCCAACAACATGCGGGATTTTGTGAGCTACCCAACAGCTGGAAACGAGCGCCTGCACTGTACCATGAAGCGTACGGAAGACAACCCCGAGGTGGGGGGGCCGTGCTACACGCTTTACCTGGAGTACCTAGGAGGTCTGGTGCCCATCCTCAAAGGCCGTCGAATAAGTAAACTGCGTCCAGAGTTTGTCATTATGGACCCCAAGACGGACGGGAAAACAG ATGAGATGTACGGCAACAATCTGATATCGGCCATGATTGACAGCTGTAACTGCTCAGACTCCAGTGACATTGAGCTGAGTGACGACTGGGTTGGCAAGAAATCTCCAAAGATATCCAGAGGTAGCAAATCTCCCAAACTGCCCAG AGACTTAGTTTGTCCCTTTACCAACAGGATCAACATTGATCCCAGAAAATCGCCCAAACTATCCCGCACTACTCAAGAGATATCCAGGTCACCACGGTTACCTATAAGGAAACCCTCAATTGGATCACCCAGTCTAACACGGAGGGAATTTCCTCtagatgacatcactcag CAAAATTACCTCGCTCAGGTCACATCCAATATTTGGGGAACAAAGTTCAAGATTGTGGGACTCTCCACATTCTTGCCAACTAATCTTGGTGCAG TCATCTATAAGACGAGCCTCCTTCATCTACAGCCCAGGCAGATGACCATCTACCTGCCAGAAGTGCGTAAAGTCTCCATGGACTACATCAATCTGCCGGTCTTCAGCCCCAATGTCTTCAGTGAGGATGAAGACGACCTGCCTGTCACAGGCCCTGCTGGTGGCACCGATGACAACCCGCCCTGCACTGTCAACATACCTATTGCCCCCATCCATAGTCCCGCCCAGGCCATGTCCCCCGCCCAAAGCCTTGGTCTAGTCCAGTCACTCCTCGCCAATCAAAATGTTCAGCTGGATGTGCTAACTAATCCCACAGCAACCCCTGCTGGGGCCGCTGCTGGGGGGTCAGACCAAAGCCTGACAGCCCAGTACACAGTTCCCACCAGGTACTCCAGTCCTGGTCAGGTCATCTTCGGGGGACTAGAGATGAATCGCCTAATGGTGGGGCCCCCACCTTCCCATCATCcttcacaacaacagcagcaccaACAACCAAGCCACCATCAgcagcaccaacaacaacagcagcatcaACAACACCAACAGCAGCATCAACAGCAGCATCaacaccatcagcaccaccaccaacTACAACACATTCAGCACCAGCACCATCAGCAGCAACAGCAACTCCAGCAGCAGATCCTCCAGCACCAACActtgcaacagcagcagcagctccagcagcagcacatccagcagcagctccaacacatgcagcagcagcatcagcaccagctccagcagcacatgcagcaacagcagcaactACAACAGCAACATCAACACATTCAGCAGCAACTGCAACAACaaatacagcagcagcagcagcaaacgcagcagcagcagcatcagatgcagcagcagcaccaccatCAGTTTCAGCAGCAGTTTCAGATTCAAATCCCCGTTTCCTTGTCATCAGGACAGCCGTCGGGTGCAGCTGTGCACcagctccagcagggggcactgCAGATACAAATCTCTCATCCACCTGTGGAGTTGGTGGTTGAGAGAGCAGTGGGGGGTGAACACGAGCATCTATTGAAAATCAAAACCACCCGGTCAATTCCACAGCTGGCTGAGGGGGATACGGTGGTGTTCAGCGCCCCTCTGGAGCTCAGCAAGATGAACCCTCCACCCCCTTACCCCGGGACAGTGGCTGCTGCTAtggctgctgccgccgccgctgctgcatCAGCCTCCGCTGCATCAGCCTCCGCTGCAGCCTCCAATCCTGCATCTGGAACGGGAGGGAGCACCAGCGGGACTCCTCCCCCTGGTGACCTTTGTCTGAAGAAGGGAGAGCTATCACTTTATCTTTCAGGTCAGCAACAAGCGCAGTACCCCACACCACTGGGCTACGAGAGGATAACAACATTTGACAGCAGTGGGAATGTGGAGGAAGTATGTCGTCCTCGAACGCGCCTTGTCTGCAATCAGAATGTCTACACCCTCCAGGGACCTGGCAGCTCTGCCACTCTCAGGGTCACCTCCtcgtcatcatcctcctcagCTGACAAGAAGATCCAGCTGCCCTACACTTCTGCAACACTCAACAGACTCACTGCACCTCGCTATTCCATACCCAGTGGAGACCCGCCCCCATACCCTGacccagccaatcagaacagtgCTGTCGGCAGGAACCCCGGACAGAGGCTTGACAGCAGTCTGATCCACGCCACTCTCAGGAGGAACAGCCGAGAGGCCGCTCTCAAAGTTTCCCAGATGCTGGAGCCGCCCAGACCATTGCCTCCTAAGGCTAAAAACAATAGTGCACTAGCAGCCTCGTTCCAGCAGAGGGTGCCAACGGCCTTATACACCTGCAGTCAGTGTAGCAGTGGCTCTAGTGTTGGAAGCACTGCAGCAGGGAGCACTAACGGAATAGCAGGGGGCACTATTATCAGACAGGATTTCCCTCCAGGGAATGGGGCACCACACAGCACAGTTATTGTTCACTCCAACAGCACAACTCCTCTCGCCTCTCAGTCCTCTTACAGCCTGCTGAGCTCTCTTGAAGGATCTGGTTcttcagcaggaggaggaggaggaagtaccAGAGACAGGGTTGAGTATGTTAATTCAGCATTTACTGAGGATGAAATCCTGAACCAGTCACTGAGGAATCTGGCGCTAGGGGGAAGTGATGCACCAGGACTGGTTGTCAAACGCCCACCTCCCTATCAGTGGGACCCAGCTGCCACTGAGGAGGTGTGGGTTCCTCAGGAACGGACAGCAGCACTGAATTCCAATGGACCCCCCGGGCCCCACAAACCACCCCCACTTATTCTTAGCCCAGCTCAGCACTTGGATGTGTCCAGGCTGCCTTTTGTTCTTTCTCCAAAGTCTCCCACCAGCCCAAGTGCTGCATCATTTCAAGccgctgcagcagctgcaggctACCAAATCTCTCTCCAGTACCCTCCAACCACTTCCTTTTCTGGAGCCCAGCTGCAGCCCATGCCAGGTTCACCACGCCCCTGCTCCTCCCCAAAGGAGATGGTGGCACCTGTACCCTTCACCCAACAGGATGCCACCCTTGTATTGCCTCCTGGTTACTCCGCGAACCTCGCAAACTTATCCTGTTGCACTCTCCCACCCATGTATCCAGGAGGAAGTGCTTGTTCCGGGCTCCCCATTCCCCCCATTTCCCTTCACACTCCTTGGGGTACGTATAATTCTTGCCCGCCTATGCCCAGTCCTGCAGTGCCACTCCCACCCAAAGCCTCCCACATGGTAGTAGACAAAAAGGTTGtctcgccgccgcctcctccaccacccGCAGAGCTGCAGAGCCATGGAGGTTTACAAGATGCCATGGCCGAGGCTGGGGAAGGTTTTCAGGAGGTGCTGTCCTTGACCGAGAGCCCTGTCCCACAGCGATCTGAGAAGTTCAGCAAGAAGAACCGCAAGCGAGTCGACGGGCGCGCCGAGGAGGCTAATGTGCCGCCTCTGGCTGAAGGGAGCAAGTTGAAAAAGGAGGGCCGAGCTTTAGGTGATTTCAACTCTCTCATCTCGAGTCCGCGGCTGGGAGGAAGGGACAAGAAGAAGATTAAGGGACAGAAAGAGCAGCAGTTGAAGACTAAGAAGCTGAATAAGTCCACTGCCAACAGTGAGTTCCAAGACAGTTCAGAAAGTGAGCCCGAGCTGTTCATCAGCGGAGACGAGCTGCTCAATCAGTGCCAGAGTGGTAAGAAGGGCTGGAAGAGTAAGAGGAACTTGAGGGCCGCCAGCGAACTGGACGAGATCAAGTGTCGGAAAGCCAACGAGAAGGAGGACCGAGGGCTGGGCAGCCAGGGCTTTGTGTACGTCATGGCCAACAAGCAGCCACTGTGGAATGAAGCCACGCAGGTCTACCAGCTGGACTTTGGTGGGCGCGTCACACAGGAGTCCGCCAAGAACTTTCAAATCGAACTGGagggcagacag GTGATGCAGTTCGGCCGGATTGATGGCAACGCCTACATTCTGGACTTTCAGTATCCCTTCTCTGCTGTGCAGGCATTTGCAGTGGCTTTAGCCAATGTTACTCAACGCCTCAAATAA
- the tulp4a gene encoding tubby-related protein 4a isoform X2, with product MFAAVEHGPVLCSDSNILCLSWKGRVPKSEMEKPVCRKRYYEEGWLATGNGRGVVGVTFTSSHCRRDRPTPQRVNFNLRGHNSEVVLVRWNEPFQKLATCDTDGGIFVWIQYEGRWSVELVNDRGAQVSDFTWSHDGTQALISYRDGFVLVGSVSGQRHWSSEINLESQITCGIWTPDDQQVLFGTADGQVIVMDCHGRMLAHILLHESDGIVSMSWNYPSFLVEDSSESDTDSDDYSPPQVYSQKPLLTVSFTSGDISLMNNYDDLSPTLIRTGLKDVVVQWCSQGDLLAVAGMERTFLSPEPSCPPTTRSALVKFYNVRGEHIYTLDTPAQRPIATLCWGHRDSRLFLACGSALYVVRVEHRVANLQLLCQQGIATAVKEEKDVAKLTMPSRLCSYVTTAFVPTIKPPIPDPNNMRDFVSYPTAGNERLHCTMKRTEDNPEVGGPCYTLYLEYLGGLVPILKGRRISKLRPEFVIMDPKTDGKTDEMYGNNLISAMIDSCNCSDSSDIELSDDWVGKKSPKISRGSKSPKLPRINIDPRKSPKLSRTTQEISRSPRLPIRKPSIGSPSLTRREFPLDDITQQNYLAQVTSNIWGTKFKIVGLSTFLPTNLGAVIYKTSLLHLQPRQMTIYLPEVRKVSMDYINLPVFSPNVFSEDEDDLPVTGPAGGTDDNPPCTVNIPIAPIHSPAQAMSPAQSLGLVQSLLANQNVQLDVLTNPTATPAGAAAGGSDQSLTAQYTVPTRYSSPGQVIFGGLEMNRLMVGPPPSHHPSQQQQHQQPSHHQQHQQQQQHQQHQQQHQQQHQHHQHHHQLQHIQHQHHQQQQQLQQQILQHQHLQQQQQLQQQHIQQQLQHMQQQHQHQLQQHMQQQQQLQQQHQHIQQQLQQQIQQQQQQTQQQQHQMQQQHHHQFQQQFQIQIPVSLSSGQPSGAAVHQLQQGALQIQISHPPVELVVERAVGGEHEHLLKIKTTRSIPQLAEGDTVVFSAPLELSKMNPPPPYPGTVAAAMAAAAAAAASASAASASAAASNPASGTGGSTSGTPPPGDLCLKKGELSLYLSGQQQAQYPTPLGYERITTFDSSGNVEEVCRPRTRLVCNQNVYTLQGPGSSATLRVTSSSSSSSADKKIQLPYTSATLNRLTAPRYSIPSGDPPPYPDPANQNSAVGRNPGQRLDSSLIHATLRRNSREAALKVSQMLEPPRPLPPKAKNNSALAASFQQRVPTALYTCSQCSSGSSVGSTAAGSTNGIAGGTIIRQDFPPGNGAPHSTVIVHSNSTTPLASQSSYSLLSSLEGSGSSAGGGGGSTRDRVEYVNSAFTEDEILNQSLRNLALGGSDAPGLVVKRPPPYQWDPAATEEVWVPQERTAALNSNGPPGPHKPPPLILSPAQHLDVSRLPFVLSPKSPTSPSAASFQAAAAAAGYQISLQYPPTTSFSGAQLQPMPGSPRPCSSPKEMVAPVPFTQQDATLVLPPGYSANLANLSCCTLPPMYPGGSACSGLPIPPISLHTPWGTYNSCPPMPSPAVPLPPKASHMVVDKKVVSPPPPPPPAELQSHGGLQDAMAEAGEGFQEVLSLTESPVPQRSEKFSKKNRKRVDGRAEEANVPPLAEGSKLKKEGRALGDFNSLISSPRLGGRDKKKIKGQKEQQLKTKKLNKSTANSEFQDSSESEPELFISGDELLNQCQSGKKGWKSKRNLRAASELDEIKCRKANEKEDRGLGSQGFVYVMANKQPLWNEATQVYQLDFGGRVTQESAKNFQIELEGRQVMQFGRIDGNAYILDFQYPFSAVQAFAVALANVTQRLK from the exons GTGGTCTTGGTGCGATGGAATGAGCCCTTCCAGAAACTGGCTACCTGTGATACCGATGGAGGGATCTTTGTTTGGATCCAGTATGAAGGCCGCTGGTCTGTGGAGCTGGTCAATGACCGTGGAGCACAG GTGAGTGACTTCACCTGGTCCCATGATGGCACCCAGGCTCTCATCTCCTACCGTGATGGATTTGTCCTGGTGGGATCAGTCAGCGGACAGAGACACTGGTCCTCCGAGATCAACCTGGAAAGCCAGATTACGTGTGGTATCTGGACCCCCGATGACcagcag GTGTTGTTTGGTACTGCAGATGGACAGGTGATCGTGATGGACTGCCACGGGCGCATGCTGGCCCACATTCTGCTGCATGAGTCGGACGGCATCGTCAGCATGTCCTGGAACTATCCCAGTTTCctggtggaggacagcagtgagaGCGACACGGACTCTGACGACTACTCCCCTCCGCAAG TGTACAGCCAGAAACCTCTGCTGACAGTCAGCTTCACTTCTGGAGACATCAGCCTGATGAACAACTATGACGacctctctcccaccctcaTCCGCACCGGtttgaaag ATGTGGTGGTCCAGTGGTGCTCGCAGGGGGACCTCCTAGCAGTGGCGGGGATGGAGAGGACCTTCCTCTCCCCCGAGCCCTCCTGTCCTCCCACCACCCGGAGTGCACTTGTGAAGTTCTACAACGTTCGGGGTGAACACATCTACACACTGGACACACCAGCACAG CGCCCCATCGCCACGCTGTGTTGGGGTCACCGGGACTCCCGTCTGTTCTTGGCGTGTGGCTCGGCGCTCTACGTGGTGCGGGTGGAGCACCGCGTGGCcaacctgcagctcctctgccAGCAGGGCATCGCCACAGcagtgaaggaggagaaagatgtCGCCAAGCTCACCATGCCTTCCCGCCTCTGTTCTTACGTCACGACTGCATTTGTGCCCACCATCAAG CCCCCCATCCCTGATCCCAACAACATGCGGGATTTTGTGAGCTACCCAACAGCTGGAAACGAGCGCCTGCACTGTACCATGAAGCGTACGGAAGACAACCCCGAGGTGGGGGGGCCGTGCTACACGCTTTACCTGGAGTACCTAGGAGGTCTGGTGCCCATCCTCAAAGGCCGTCGAATAAGTAAACTGCGTCCAGAGTTTGTCATTATGGACCCCAAGACGGACGGGAAAACAG ATGAGATGTACGGCAACAATCTGATATCGGCCATGATTGACAGCTGTAACTGCTCAGACTCCAGTGACATTGAGCTGAGTGACGACTGGGTTGGCAAGAAATCTCCAAAGATATCCAGAGGTAGCAAATCTCCCAAACTGCCCAG GATCAACATTGATCCCAGAAAATCGCCCAAACTATCCCGCACTACTCAAGAGATATCCAGGTCACCACGGTTACCTATAAGGAAACCCTCAATTGGATCACCCAGTCTAACACGGAGGGAATTTCCTCtagatgacatcactcag CAAAATTACCTCGCTCAGGTCACATCCAATATTTGGGGAACAAAGTTCAAGATTGTGGGACTCTCCACATTCTTGCCAACTAATCTTGGTGCAG TCATCTATAAGACGAGCCTCCTTCATCTACAGCCCAGGCAGATGACCATCTACCTGCCAGAAGTGCGTAAAGTCTCCATGGACTACATCAATCTGCCGGTCTTCAGCCCCAATGTCTTCAGTGAGGATGAAGACGACCTGCCTGTCACAGGCCCTGCTGGTGGCACCGATGACAACCCGCCCTGCACTGTCAACATACCTATTGCCCCCATCCATAGTCCCGCCCAGGCCATGTCCCCCGCCCAAAGCCTTGGTCTAGTCCAGTCACTCCTCGCCAATCAAAATGTTCAGCTGGATGTGCTAACTAATCCCACAGCAACCCCTGCTGGGGCCGCTGCTGGGGGGTCAGACCAAAGCCTGACAGCCCAGTACACAGTTCCCACCAGGTACTCCAGTCCTGGTCAGGTCATCTTCGGGGGACTAGAGATGAATCGCCTAATGGTGGGGCCCCCACCTTCCCATCATCcttcacaacaacagcagcaccaACAACCAAGCCACCATCAgcagcaccaacaacaacagcagcatcaACAACACCAACAGCAGCATCAACAGCAGCATCaacaccatcagcaccaccaccaacTACAACACATTCAGCACCAGCACCATCAGCAGCAACAGCAACTCCAGCAGCAGATCCTCCAGCACCAACActtgcaacagcagcagcagctccagcagcagcacatccagcagcagctccaacacatgcagcagcagcatcagcaccagctccagcagcacatgcagcaacagcagcaactACAACAGCAACATCAACACATTCAGCAGCAACTGCAACAACaaatacagcagcagcagcagcaaacgcagcagcagcagcatcagatgcagcagcagcaccaccatCAGTTTCAGCAGCAGTTTCAGATTCAAATCCCCGTTTCCTTGTCATCAGGACAGCCGTCGGGTGCAGCTGTGCACcagctccagcagggggcactgCAGATACAAATCTCTCATCCACCTGTGGAGTTGGTGGTTGAGAGAGCAGTGGGGGGTGAACACGAGCATCTATTGAAAATCAAAACCACCCGGTCAATTCCACAGCTGGCTGAGGGGGATACGGTGGTGTTCAGCGCCCCTCTGGAGCTCAGCAAGATGAACCCTCCACCCCCTTACCCCGGGACAGTGGCTGCTGCTAtggctgctgccgccgccgctgctgcatCAGCCTCCGCTGCATCAGCCTCCGCTGCAGCCTCCAATCCTGCATCTGGAACGGGAGGGAGCACCAGCGGGACTCCTCCCCCTGGTGACCTTTGTCTGAAGAAGGGAGAGCTATCACTTTATCTTTCAGGTCAGCAACAAGCGCAGTACCCCACACCACTGGGCTACGAGAGGATAACAACATTTGACAGCAGTGGGAATGTGGAGGAAGTATGTCGTCCTCGAACGCGCCTTGTCTGCAATCAGAATGTCTACACCCTCCAGGGACCTGGCAGCTCTGCCACTCTCAGGGTCACCTCCtcgtcatcatcctcctcagCTGACAAGAAGATCCAGCTGCCCTACACTTCTGCAACACTCAACAGACTCACTGCACCTCGCTATTCCATACCCAGTGGAGACCCGCCCCCATACCCTGacccagccaatcagaacagtgCTGTCGGCAGGAACCCCGGACAGAGGCTTGACAGCAGTCTGATCCACGCCACTCTCAGGAGGAACAGCCGAGAGGCCGCTCTCAAAGTTTCCCAGATGCTGGAGCCGCCCAGACCATTGCCTCCTAAGGCTAAAAACAATAGTGCACTAGCAGCCTCGTTCCAGCAGAGGGTGCCAACGGCCTTATACACCTGCAGTCAGTGTAGCAGTGGCTCTAGTGTTGGAAGCACTGCAGCAGGGAGCACTAACGGAATAGCAGGGGGCACTATTATCAGACAGGATTTCCCTCCAGGGAATGGGGCACCACACAGCACAGTTATTGTTCACTCCAACAGCACAACTCCTCTCGCCTCTCAGTCCTCTTACAGCCTGCTGAGCTCTCTTGAAGGATCTGGTTcttcagcaggaggaggaggaggaagtaccAGAGACAGGGTTGAGTATGTTAATTCAGCATTTACTGAGGATGAAATCCTGAACCAGTCACTGAGGAATCTGGCGCTAGGGGGAAGTGATGCACCAGGACTGGTTGTCAAACGCCCACCTCCCTATCAGTGGGACCCAGCTGCCACTGAGGAGGTGTGGGTTCCTCAGGAACGGACAGCAGCACTGAATTCCAATGGACCCCCCGGGCCCCACAAACCACCCCCACTTATTCTTAGCCCAGCTCAGCACTTGGATGTGTCCAGGCTGCCTTTTGTTCTTTCTCCAAAGTCTCCCACCAGCCCAAGTGCTGCATCATTTCAAGccgctgcagcagctgcaggctACCAAATCTCTCTCCAGTACCCTCCAACCACTTCCTTTTCTGGAGCCCAGCTGCAGCCCATGCCAGGTTCACCACGCCCCTGCTCCTCCCCAAAGGAGATGGTGGCACCTGTACCCTTCACCCAACAGGATGCCACCCTTGTATTGCCTCCTGGTTACTCCGCGAACCTCGCAAACTTATCCTGTTGCACTCTCCCACCCATGTATCCAGGAGGAAGTGCTTGTTCCGGGCTCCCCATTCCCCCCATTTCCCTTCACACTCCTTGGGGTACGTATAATTCTTGCCCGCCTATGCCCAGTCCTGCAGTGCCACTCCCACCCAAAGCCTCCCACATGGTAGTAGACAAAAAGGTTGtctcgccgccgcctcctccaccacccGCAGAGCTGCAGAGCCATGGAGGTTTACAAGATGCCATGGCCGAGGCTGGGGAAGGTTTTCAGGAGGTGCTGTCCTTGACCGAGAGCCCTGTCCCACAGCGATCTGAGAAGTTCAGCAAGAAGAACCGCAAGCGAGTCGACGGGCGCGCCGAGGAGGCTAATGTGCCGCCTCTGGCTGAAGGGAGCAAGTTGAAAAAGGAGGGCCGAGCTTTAGGTGATTTCAACTCTCTCATCTCGAGTCCGCGGCTGGGAGGAAGGGACAAGAAGAAGATTAAGGGACAGAAAGAGCAGCAGTTGAAGACTAAGAAGCTGAATAAGTCCACTGCCAACAGTGAGTTCCAAGACAGTTCAGAAAGTGAGCCCGAGCTGTTCATCAGCGGAGACGAGCTGCTCAATCAGTGCCAGAGTGGTAAGAAGGGCTGGAAGAGTAAGAGGAACTTGAGGGCCGCCAGCGAACTGGACGAGATCAAGTGTCGGAAAGCCAACGAGAAGGAGGACCGAGGGCTGGGCAGCCAGGGCTTTGTGTACGTCATGGCCAACAAGCAGCCACTGTGGAATGAAGCCACGCAGGTCTACCAGCTGGACTTTGGTGGGCGCGTCACACAGGAGTCCGCCAAGAACTTTCAAATCGAACTGGagggcagacag GTGATGCAGTTCGGCCGGATTGATGGCAACGCCTACATTCTGGACTTTCAGTATCCCTTCTCTGCTGTGCAGGCATTTGCAGTGGCTTTAGCCAATGTTACTCAACGCCTCAAATAA